The Paroceanicella profunda genome includes the window CGCCGGAACCGGGGGGAAACGAGAGGAAACAGATGAGAAAAGCCATCGTCCGCGTCGCCGACCTGCGCCAGCAGGTCTACGACAACCTGAAGGAGCGGATCACCCGCGGCGAGTTTCCCATGGACCACAAGTTCCAGGAAATCAGCCTCGCGGAGGAGCTGGGCGTCTCCCGCACCCCGGTGCGCGAGGCGCTGGCCCTTCTGGTGCGGGACCGCATCCTGGTGCAGGCGGTGCGCGGCTTCCGCTTCCCGGAATTCGGGCCGGAGGAGATCGTCGAGATCACCGAGATCCGCCTGCGGCTGGAGCCCTACGCGGTGCGCCTCGCGGTGGAGGTGCTGAGCGCGGAGAAACGCACCGCACTGGCCGGGCTGATCCGCGGCGAGATCGCCCGTCACGGCGAGGCCGACACCTGGGTTGCCGCGCACCGCCGGGTGCGCGCCGCGCTGTTCGCGCCGGTGCGCAACAAGCGCCTGATCGAAGCCATAGCCCATTACGAGGACACCATTCATTTCATGCGCGTCAACACGCTGCAGGACGCGCGCTGGCGAGGGCTCTCGGTCGGCGGATCGGCGAAACTGGCCGATGCCATCGAGGCCGGCGATGCCGGGGCCGCCGAGGCGGCCCAGGCCACGTTGCTGGGGCTGGCGCGGGATTCCTTCCTCGCCTGGAGCGCGGAGAACGCCTGAGCGCCGGCCCGGGGCGGCCCCGGCCCCGGCCCCGGCCCCGGCCAGGCTCAGTCCGCCGAGAGCAGGGCGCGCAGCTTCGCGATCGGCTCCGGGCTCGCCTCGGAGAGCTCCTTCCAGTAACGGTCCGCGGCCATCTGGCGGAACTCCGGCCCGAAGTCGATCGAGGTGATGCCGGCGGCGGCCTGCGCCTCCAGGTTCTCCCGGGTCTTGTCCTTCGACCAGCTCTCCATGTCCTTCTCGAACCAGGCGGCGGATTCGGTCAGCACCTGCTGCTGTGCGTCTGTGAGGCTCTCGTATTTCGCCTTGTTCATCAGCACGTTGACGATGACGGAGTAGAAGCCAGGGTCCACCCGCATCCTGGTCATCTTGTCCCAGCCGAAATCCTGTATGCCCCAGACCGGCCAACCGTAGCCGTCGATCACGCCGCGCTCCAGCGCGGTGAACACCTCGGTGGGCGCGATGGTCATGGACTCGATGCCAAGCGCCCGGAACAGCGCGCCGTAGTTCGGCTGCGCGCGGATGCGCATGCCCTTGAGGTCCTCCGGCCCGGTTATCTCCTTCGTGGTGTAGATGTGGAAGGGCACGTTCACGCCGTAGGTGGTGAGGTAGGTGGCGCCGAAGCGTTCTCCCGCCAGCTCATCGAGATAGGCATAGGCGCCGGAGGCGCGCTGCTCGGCCAGCGTCATGTCGGTGAGCAACTGCGCGTCGCCCTCGATCATCTGGCCCTTGTAGTAGGCCGGCGGGATGGAGGCCATGTCGAGCACGCCGGTGGAGACGGCATTCGCCTGCTCGGAGGGCGGTATCGCCTCCGGCCCGCCGACGACGCGGATCTGCAGCACGCCCTTGCCCACCTCGTTCACATGGTCGACGAAGCGCTTGAACGGCTCGCCATAGGTGGTGGGCAGCGGCACGAAGACGCCGGCCTTGAGGGTGACCTCCTCGGCGGAGGCGAGCGTGGCCGTGCTCAGCAGAGCGGCCAGGGCGGCGGCGCAGAAGCTTGCGGTGGATGTCATGCTGGGATTCCCTGTTGGTGGTTCTCGTTTTTCAGATGGTCCGGCGGGCCGTCGGCCAACCGGGGAAGGCAACGGCGCAGCAAGGCGCCGGCCTGCAGGCGGCGCACCGCGGCATGGGCCATCGGCTCCATCTCCGCGGTGACGGCGGCGGTGATCTCGGCAATGCAGGCGGCGTCGAAGGGGCGGTGGAGGGCGATCTCCCGCGCGGCCGCGCTGGGGCGCGGGCAGGGCTCTGGGCCGAAGATCACCAGGTCCAGCGCCACCGTGCGCCCGCCCTCCGCGCGCCGGCGCGCGGCCAGCCCCACCTCCGGAAAATCGCCGTGGCGCCGGGCGATCTCGTCGAACACGAAGCGCTCGCCCGGGGCCGCCACGGGCAGGGAGACGCCGGTGAGCAGCTCGTCCTCGGCCAGATCGGTCTCGAACAGCCCGCTGTAGAAGCTGCGCGCCGGAACCGAGCGCGCCCCGCCCGGGCCGCTGATCTCCAGCAGCGCGTCGAGGGCCACGGCGCAGGCCGGCATCTCGGCGGCGGGGTCCGCGTTGGCGAGGCTGCCGCAGGTGGTGCCCCGGTTGCGGATCGCGGCGTGCGCCACATGCGGCATGGCCGCGGCCACGAGGGGGCAATGCTCGGCCACCAGCGCCGAGCCGGCGGTCTGCGCATGGCGCACCAGCGCGCCGATCAGCAGCCTGTCGCCCGCGCGGCGGATGCTGTCGAGCCCGGGAATGCGGTTGATGTCGATGACCAGCACGGGCGCGCTCAGCCGCATCTGCAGCGTGGCGACGAGGCTCTGCCCGCCGGCGAGGATCCTCGCGCCGGGGTGCTCCGCCAGCAACCGGACCGCCTCGGCCACCGTCTCGGGGCGGGCATAGCGAAAGGGGGGCGCCTTCATCCGGTCTCCTGCCTGGGCGTGGACCCCGCGGGCAGCGGGGAGGGGGTGGGAGATAAGGCCTTGCCGGCCGTGTCGGTTGAATATACCGTATACGCAATACGTTTCAACCGAAATCCGGAGCGTTTCATGGCCGAAGACACTCCCCGCAGGGACACCACGCTGGAAACCGTCGTGATCGTCGGCGCCGGGCATGCCGGAGGGCGCGCGGCGCTGCTGCTGCGCCGCCACGGATTCGCCGGGCGCATCCTGATGCTGGGCGCCGAACCCGCGCTGCCCTATGAGCGCCCGCCGCTCTCCAAGGGGTTCCTGAAGGGCACGACCAGCGCGGCCGACATGTCCCTGCGCAGCGCGCAGGACTGGGCGGAGGCCGGCATCGAGCATATCGGCGGCTGCACCGTGACCCGGATCGACCCGGAGAGCCGCCGTGTGACCCTGGCCGACGGCCGCAGCTTCGGCTTCGACCACGCGATCTGCGCCACGGGCGGCCGGGCGCGCCCGCTGGCCCTGCCCGGGGCGGAGGCGCTGCTGATGCTGCGCGACCTTGCCGACGCGCGCGCCCTGCGCAGCCGGCTCGGCTCCTGCCGGCGGCTGCTGGTGGTCGGCGGCGGGGTGATCGGGCTCGAGGTGGCGGCCACCGCCGCCGGGTGCGGCTGCGCGGTCACGGTGCTGGAGGCGGGGCCGCGGGTGATGGCACGCGTGCTGCCGCCGGAGGCCTCCGCCTGGCTGGCCGGGCTGCATGCCGGCAACGGGGTGCAGATCCGCACCGGGGTGACACTGGAGCGCGTCCTGCCGCGCGGCACCGGCATTGCGGCGCAGACCGCCGAAGGGTGATCGAGGCGGATCTCGGCCTCTGCGCCATCGGCATCCTGCCGGAGCCGGGGCTGGTCTCCGGCGCGCGTCACGGTGCCTCCCACGGGCTGCTCACCGATGAATATTGCCGGGTGGAGGGCGCGGGACCCCACGTCTATGCCATTGGCGACATTGCCGAAACGCCGAACCCCGTGCTGGGCCGCCCGCTGCGGCTGGAGACATGGCGCAACGCGGAAACCCAGGCCGCCGCCGTGGCCCGCACCCTGTGCGGCACCGCCACGCCGGCCTGCGAGACCCCGTGGATGTGGACCGACCAGTTCGGCTGCAACATCCAGGTGGTCGGTGTGTGGGAGGGCCGCGGCGAGAGGCTGTGGCGCGGGGCGCCCGGCGCGCCGGGATCGGTGCTCTTCTGGCACGAGGGGGGCCGGCCCCTCGGCGCGGTGCTGATCGACGCGGGCCGCGAGCGGCGCTTCGTCGAAGGGCTGGTGGCGGCGGGAAACCGGTGCGCCCGGAGGCCCTCGCCGACCCGGCGCAGCGGCTGAAGTCCCTGCTCCCGAGCGCCGTTCCGGCGGCCTGACCCGGCGGCGCCCCGCCCCTCCCCTCCCTCCCAAGCCGCAGGACCTCACATGCGCTTCACCCTCATCGCCCATGTCACCGCCACCGACCCTGCCGCGCGCCTCTCCGACGCCGGGCTCGCCCACACGCGGGAGGTGCTCGCCGCCACGCCGGGCGTGACCATGGCGAGGCTCTACACCCCGGCGACGGCGCGGGATCTCTACACCGACGACGGCCCCTCGCCGGCGCTGGCCTTCCAGCTCTACTTCGA containing:
- a CDS encoding GntR family transcriptional regulator, which produces MRKAIVRVADLRQQVYDNLKERITRGEFPMDHKFQEISLAEELGVSRTPVREALALLVRDRILVQAVRGFRFPEFGPEEIVEITEIRLRLEPYAVRLAVEVLSAEKRTALAGLIRGEIARHGEADTWVAAHRRVRAALFAPVRNKRLIEAIAHYEDTIHFMRVNTLQDARWRGLSVGGSAKLADAIEAGDAGAAEAAQATLLGLARDSFLAWSAENA
- the dctP gene encoding TRAP transporter substrate-binding protein DctP, which gives rise to MTSTASFCAAALAALLSTATLASAEEVTLKAGVFVPLPTTYGEPFKRFVDHVNEVGKGVLQIRVVGGPEAIPPSEQANAVSTGVLDMASIPPAYYKGQMIEGDAQLLTDMTLAEQRASGAYAYLDELAGERFGATYLTTYGVNVPFHIYTTKEITGPEDLKGMRIRAQPNYGALFRALGIESMTIAPTEVFTALERGVIDGYGWPVWGIQDFGWDKMTRMRVDPGFYSVIVNVLMNKAKYESLTDAQQQVLTESAAWFEKDMESWSKDKTRENLEAQAAAGITSIDFGPEFRQMAADRYWKELSEASPEPIAKLRALLSAD
- a CDS encoding FAD binding domain-containing protein, encoding MKAPPFRYARPETVAEAVRLLAEHPGARILAGGQSLVATLQMRLSAPVLVIDINRIPGLDSIRRAGDRLLIGALVRHAQTAGSALVAEHCPLVAAAMPHVAHAAIRNRGTTCGSLANADPAAEMPACAVALDALLEISGPGGARSVPARSFYSGLFETDLAEDELLTGVSLPVAAPGERFVFDEIARRHGDFPEVGLAARRRAEGGRTVALDLVIFGPEPCPRPSAAAREIALHRPFDAACIAEITAAVTAEMEPMAHAAVRRLQAGALLRRCLPRLADGPPDHLKNENHQQGIPA
- a CDS encoding NAD(P)/FAD-dependent oxidoreductase is translated as MAEDTPRRDTTLETVVIVGAGHAGGRAALLLRRHGFAGRILMLGAEPALPYERPPLSKGFLKGTTSAADMSLRSAQDWAEAGIEHIGGCTVTRIDPESRRVTLADGRSFGFDHAICATGGRARPLALPGAEALLMLRDLADARALRSRLGSCRRLLVVGGGVIGLEVAATAAGCGCAVTVLEAGPRVMARVLPPEASAWLAGLHAGNGVQIRTGVTLERVLPRGTGIAAQTAEG
- a CDS encoding oxidoreductase C-terminal domain-containing protein, encoding MIEADLGLCAIGILPEPGLVSGARHGASHGLLTDEYCRVEGAGPHVYAIGDIAETPNPVLGRPLRLETWRNAETQAAAVARTLCGTATPACETPWMWTDQFGCNIQVVGVWEGRGERLWRGAPGAPGSVLFWHEGGRPLGAVLIDAGRERRFVEGLVAAGNRCARRPSPTRRSG